GTACATCTTGATGGTCTCGCGCACGCCGCCATGGATGAAGCGCCAGTGCTGGATCTCGCCGGGCGCGATCGTCACGACCGGCGCGATCTGGCCGTTCACCGTGATGACGCGCTTGGAATCGGCCCAGCTGCCGGGGCTGAACTGCGTCAGGGATTCGATCTCGCCCTGCTCGTTGTAGGAGATCTGCTGCATCAGGAAGATGCGCTCCTTCATGATCCGGATGGCCGGCACGTCGTCGAGCCCGCCCTCGACGATCAGCGCACCTTCCATGCCGCTCGAGACCTGCACCGCGGTCGAGCCATGGACATGCGCGTGATACCAGAAGGTCCCCGCCGGATGGTCGAGCGGCACGTGGATATCGTAATCCTGCGACGTGCCCGGGCAGATCTCGATGAAGACGTTGTCGCTGTTGCCGGACGGCGAGACATGCAGCCCGTGGGTGTGCAGGTTGGTCGTGTTCAGCGCCTGCATCGTGTTGGAGTGCGCCATCGGGCAAGGCATTGCCTCGCGCGGCAGGTCGTTGCGGATCGTGATCTTCATCGTGTCGCCGGGCCGGACGCGCAGCGTCGGGCCGATGAGCTGGCCGTTATAGGTGCGCAGATGCACCGGGCAGCCGGCGATCGACGTCGTCGCGGGATCGGTATAGGCGATGGCGAGCGTCGCGGTCAGCACATGGTTCGCGTCCGAGCGGATCACCGGGGCGTCGGCGAAGGGCTGCATGCCGTATTTCTGGAGGTCGATGTCCTGATAGGCGCAGCCGGGCGTGACCGGCGCGGCCGCCCGCACCGGCATGGCCATCTGATGCGGCCGCACGGCCCGCGCGGCGTTCTTGCCCTTGAAGACGGCCGCATGCGGCTTGGCCGGCGCGGCGGCGGCCGCCGGTCCGGCGAGCAGCACCCCCAGCGGCGCAAGCAATGCAACAGCGAACAGAGATCTGCGAAACCAGCCCATGGCGAATCCCCCGAAAGATGAGAGCAGGAAACGCAACGTCTCTGAGGCAGTGTAATACAGTATTATAAGAACAAACAGAAATATTGGTGGAAATCAGGATTGGAATGACGGGTCTGAGTTCAGCCGGATCTTTGCGAGTCGCGCGCCATCCCGGCGGCAGCCCGGAGGGGACTGGTGCCCGGTCAGGCTCGAACGGACACCCGCTTTTGCGGCTGTAAATCTTAAGTCCGGCGAGGAAGCCAACACGTTGTTTTCATTAGAATAAATGTCTTTGTGATAAGCGAATGCCCCACCGGGCCGCGCCGGAGCGCCGAGGGACCTGAATCAGAATCGACTCCATCCATCCAATTCGGTCGAGGGATGCATCTAACCCTTCGAAGCCGCAGCCATGCACGCTGCGGCAACCGAGGGATTATCGACCATGCGCTTTTGCGTCCAGACGAAACCGGGCAGCCGCCTGCGCGCACCGGTATTCGCGTTCTCCATGGCTCTTTCTGCGTCCACTGCGATGGCCGCTTCGCTATCGACCACGCTGCCCGACAGCACCGCGGGCAAGCTGGGCGGCGCGCTGATCCAGCACATCAATGCCGACACCGCCGAACGCATTCAGCTATGGGCACCGTCCATCCTGTCGCCCGCGGTCCCGGACGGCGACAGGGCAGACTTCCTGAAGGGCCTGGCATCCGCGGCGCGCGACAGCGGCGGAGTGGATCTGGTCGATGTGCGCGAACAAGGGCCGGGGATGATCGCCGTCACGATCAAGGCGCGCCGCACCGGGCAGCGGGCGGCCCTCTTCCTGGCCCCCGATCCGGCGCAGCCCGGCAAGCTGGCGGTCGCGGGCCTGGTGCCGGTTGACGATCCCGCGCTCTACGCCGCCTGGCCGAAAGAGGCCGTGCCGCATACGCAAATCGCGCGCCTTGCGCACGACGCCCTGGATCACTTGGTGCGCGCGTCCGATTTCTCCGGCTGCCTGACCGTCTCCGACGGCGCCGCCACGATTTTCGACGAATGCCGCGGCGCGGCCGAGCGCAATTTCGGCACCGTCGCCACCCGCCAGACACGCTTCCACATCGGTTCGATGGACAAGATGTTCACCGCCGTCGCCATCGCCCAGCTTGTCGACGCTGGCAAGCTGTCGTGGGACTCCACGCTGGCCCAGCTGGTGCCCGAATATCCGGATCAGGACACGGCGCGGAAGATCACAGTCTGGCAACTCCTGCACCACACCGCGGGTCTCGGCGATTTCTTCGTTCCGGAGTTCTTTCAGAATCGCCAAAAGTTCGTCGATCCGGGCGACTATCTGGATCTGATCGCCCGCCAGCCCAAAGCCGGTGAGCCCGGCGGCGACTGGAATTACAGCAATGCCGGCTACATCCTGCTGGGCCGCATCGTCGAAAAGGCTTCCGGCGAAAACTATTTCGATTACATCCAGCGCCATGTGTTCGCGCCGGCCGGCATGACCTCCAGCGGGTTCGACAGCCAGGAGGATGTCACGCCGCGCCTTGCGACCGGATATTTCCACGACGGCGTATTCGCGACCGCCTGGAAAGCGAACGCGATGACGCTGCCCTTCAAGGGAAGCCCGGCCGGCGGCGGTTATTCCACCAACACCGATCTCCTGCGGTTTGCCGCGGCGCTGCGCGATGCCAAGCTGATGAAGCGCGAAACGCTGCAAAAGATGTTCGACGGCGAGGTGCCGGCAGGGCCGGGCGGATACG
The nucleotide sequence above comes from Rhizomicrobium sp.. Encoded proteins:
- a CDS encoding multicopper oxidase domain-containing protein; amino-acid sequence: MGWFRRSLFAVALLAPLGVLLAGPAAAAAPAKPHAAVFKGKNAARAVRPHQMAMPVRAAAPVTPGCAYQDIDLQKYGMQPFADAPVIRSDANHVLTATLAIAYTDPATTSIAGCPVHLRTYNGQLIGPTLRVRPGDTMKITIRNDLPREAMPCPMAHSNTMQALNTTNLHTHGLHVSPSGNSDNVFIEICPGTSQDYDIHVPLDHPAGTFWYHAHVHGSTAVQVSSGMEGALIVEGGLDDVPAIRIMKERIFLMQQISYNEQGEIESLTQFSPGSWADSKRVITVNGQIAPVVTIAPGEIQHWRFIHGGVRETIKMYLQGSGMPLNEVATDGNTLGRIDAWSTPLEFDPGYRSDILFKAPSQAGRYYLTSAPLTGLQLLETRLPSPALHGKKVSADLFAAKLTAVLNQVQPANVIAVIDVRGPFTIMPMPTNAELAPLAPYKTITDGDLNGAPQNVAFSIENMVCAGPGPCTPCTSGPTCDIRFMVNDYPYPTGPVRQMKLNTASQWTLTVAPTSLALTHPFHIHVNPFEMKRPGPDGQPEIVWKDTVLVHQGTPIPVRSRYTEFTGAFVLHCHILDHEDQGMMQKVEIVP
- a CDS encoding serine hydrolase domain-containing protein, whose protein sequence is MALSASTAMAASLSTTLPDSTAGKLGGALIQHINADTAERIQLWAPSILSPAVPDGDRADFLKGLASAARDSGGVDLVDVREQGPGMIAVTIKARRTGQRAALFLAPDPAQPGKLAVAGLVPVDDPALYAAWPKEAVPHTQIARLAHDALDHLVRASDFSGCLTVSDGAATIFDECRGAAERNFGTVATRQTRFHIGSMDKMFTAVAIAQLVDAGKLSWDSTLAQLVPEYPDQDTARKITVWQLLHHTAGLGDFFVPEFFQNRQKFVDPGDYLDLIARQPKAGEPGGDWNYSNAGYILLGRIVEKASGENYFDYIQRHVFAPAGMTSSGFDSQEDVTPRLATGYFHDGVFATAWKANAMTLPFKGSPAGGGYSTNTDLLRFAAALRDAKLMKRETLQKMFDGEVPAGPGGYAAGFGDRPSHGRHIRGHAGGADGMNADLAIVWETGAAVAVTSNEGDSQTAMLLAERVADLLAAEGAKP